Within Pseudomonadota bacterium, the genomic segment ATCGATGGCGCAGCCACACGCCCATCATCACCTACTACGGCGTGCTCGACGAAGTCGTTCCGGTGTACATCGCTCGCCTCGCCGAGGCCTTTCACACGCTGATGGGAAGCGGACCCACCCAGAGCCGCTGCGCGGGCGAGAAGGCCGACCACCGTGCCACGTTCGTGCATGCGGTCATCGAAGAGAAGCCCTGGTTCGACACCTTTCTGGCGAACGCGAAGCGCTGACACCCGTCGCCTGATCTGCGCGCGGGTCAGACCGTGCGCGCGGCGTCCGGAAAATCGCTGCTGCGCCCCCTCACGGCAGCGCGGGATAGGTGTCGGTCGAGACGAGCTCGTCCCGGCCTCCGATGCAGCGCCAGGTGCGCGCGCAGATACCCGAAGGGCCGCGCGTGGTCTCGACCCGCACCTCGACCTCTGCGTGCCGCGCGACGGTTTCGTGGGTGGAACGCGGAGCCACCACCTCGACCACCAGTCGGTCGGCCGTGGCTCGGGCACACAGCCGCACGGCGAACGCGAACGGATTGGTGAAGCGCAGATCTTGCCGGTCATAGACCACCGCGGCATCACGCCCCAGCCCGACGCTTCTCACCCCGCGCGCGTGCGGAACGCGCTCGACGATGCGCAGACCTGCGAGCAGCGCGGCGTTGTACACCGTCGACGACAGCTGACAGATGCCCCCGCCCGTGGTATCAGCCACGCCCCCCGCCGCATAGCCCGGCGCCTTCTCGTAGCCGCGCTCGAGACAGCGACGCCCCACGGCCTGGTTGAACGAGAACGTCTCGCCGGGCAGCACCACCCGTCCGTCGATGCGAGCCGCCGCCGTCTCGATGTTGGCGCGCTGGGCAGGGCTGCGATCGGCGAGGTCGGTGGTGAACGACGCCAGCGCGACCTGCGCTCCGATCCAACGCGCCGACGCCGCCGCCCCCAGCACGAGGGCGAGGGCGCACAGCACGCTCGCGAGCAGCAGCGCGCGCGCCTTCTTCGAGCTCGTCACGACTTCATCGCCTCGCGCCACCGTCACGGCGCCTTCGACGGCCATCACGGCTTGCTCCCCTCACCAGACACCGTGAATGATGCCTCTGCCGACGTGCCCCGCACCTCCGGCGTGTACATGAGATAGGCTTCAGCAGGGCGCACGTGATAGACCCCGGAGGCCTCGGCGCGGATCTCGTAGACCATGCGGTGAACACCCGGCTCGAGCCGGGAGGCGAACATCGAGAGCGCGTCGTCGTGGGCCTCGCGACCCACCCAGCCCGCGAGGCCCGTGCTCCGGGTCGCCTCGGCCTCAGTCATCTCGCAGCCGGGGATGAGCTTGTCCTCGATGATGAGGTAGCTCACGGGCTGCTTGTTCTTCACCGATACGGTGACACGGATGCGCGCCCCCACGGGCACCGACGCGCCTGGCGCAAGCGCGATCGCCTCGGTGTAGAGGCGCCCCTTCTCGTCCTTGCGCGTCTCGAGACGAGCGTACGCGCGCTCGACGATGAGCCCGTGATCCTCGCCCGCGGACGCCTCGGCGGTGATCAAGCTCTCGAGCATGGCCGAGACGTAGACGGTTCCCCCGCCGACGCGCCGCGTCTCGATGACGTTCTCACCGGCACGCAGCATCGATGAAGGCACCGAGATCACGCCGCGCTCGCCCAGCAGCGGGCCATCGATGGGCACGTCTGCCACGAGGGCGCCGTTCACCCGCACCTCGGCGCTTCCGCGCGGTGCGCGCTCAGCAGGGCGTGACCTGGCGATCTCGGTGAACACGTCGATGACCGCCGCGGTCGATCGCGTGCTCGACCAGGCCCCGCCCTTGCGATACGCCACGAGCCAGCGCACGACCCGATCGACCTGGGGCGACGTGGGCTCGACCATCAGCAGGGCCCGCAGCACCGCGCTGGTGGTCTCGACCGGATCATCGAGCCAGCCGTAGCCGAGGGTCTTCGACTCCCAGTGCGCCTGGGTCTCGGTCTCGTCGACCCGCTCGCGTATCTTCTCGAGCAGGGCCCGGGCGCGCTCCTTCTCGCCCACGCGCCACAGCGTCTGCACCAGCAGCGCCTGGGCGTGCACCGTGAGCGCGTCGGTGTGCCGCTCGATCTGGAGGGCGAGGGCATGCGCGTCGACACCCACCTCATCGAGCACGCGGGCCTCATACGCCTTCACGTTCCACAGGGTGCGCTGGCGCACTTCGCCCGACCCCTCGCGGAACTCGCTCACGTCCTCGGCCACGAGCCTGCGCAACGCGTCGAGACCGCGCTTGTACACGTCGTCTCTCACCGCGAAGCCCGCCTCGCGGGCGCGGTGGAGACCGCTCACCACATAGGCGGTGCAGTACGGGTTGTCTGCGTCGTCCTTCCACCAGCCCCAGGCGCCGTTCTCATGCTGCATGTCGTAGATGCGATCGAGACCGCGCGCGATCATGTCGGGCAGCCGACGCTCGAGGGCGCTGTCGCGCACCCCCTGTTGCTCGAGCGCGCGCTTCACCACGAGGTCGGGAATGAAGGCGCTCATGGTCTGCTCGACGCAGCCATAGGGGTAGGAAGCCAGGTAGTCGAGCCCCTGCATGGCCGTTGCGATGAGCGATGGGGCGAGGTGAACCGTGAGCCGCGAACGCGACACATCGGCATCGCGTGGCACAGTGAGGGGCAGCGAGAGCGTGGGAGAGGCCTGCCCCGCCGCCGTGCCGACCCGCATCACCCCGTGAGGCAGAATGGGGAATGACAGCGCCATGGCGTCGCTGCTGTGATCTCCCCGCGCGGTGACGGTGACCTGGGCGGTGCCCGCCTGCTTCGCCTCGACCCGCCACGCGAACCGATGGGCCTCATGGGGCGCAAGGGTGGCCGACTGCTCTTCCGATGTGAGGCGCAGACCCTCGACCGTCATGGCCGCCCGCACCGGCTCCGCGGAATCGGTCTCGTTGTGCACCACGGCCGATAGCTCCATCGCGTCGCGCTCGACCATGAAGCGCGGCGCCTCGAGGCGCACGAGCAGCGGCTTGCGCGACGTGATCTCGGCCGTCGCCTCACCCACCTGGTGATCGAGGGTCACCGCCCGTGCGGTGAAGCGCCAGGCGGTGATGTTGTCGGGCAGCGCAAACGTGACCTCGACGTTGCCGTCAGCGTCGGTGCGAAGCGCCGGCGCCCACCAGGCGGTGTCGCGAAAGTTGCGACGCACCCGCGGGTCGTCTTCCTTGTTGCGCCCGCCAGAGTAGTCCGGCGCGAACGAGTACTCGGTGCGCACGCAGCTGGGCTCGATGCCGTAGAAGAAGTCGTGCATCTTCTCTGCGGTGTCCGGGGCGAGGGCGTAGATGGCGGCGTCGACCACGCCCAGCGAGAGCTCGGCCCGCACGGGCTGTCCGGTTGCGTTGGTGACATGCACGCGCGCCTTCACCGTCTCTCCCGGCGCATAGACCGCGCGCGCCGGCGTGATGCCGATCTTCAGGTCGTGCGCGGCGGTGTCGAGCACCAGGGTGCGCATGTCGCTCTGCAGCTGCTTTCCCTTCACCTCGAAGGCCGAGATCTCGACGCTCGTTCCCCACGAACCGTCGCGGGGCACAGGCAGATCGAACACGGCCGACGTTCCGCGCAGATGAATGAGGCGATGCTGATAGATGCGACGCCCATCGACGCACACGAGCACGTAGGCGTTGGGCGTGCGCGACGTCACCACAACGTTGGCCGTGCCGCCCGGCCTGCAGCGGGGCGCGTCGAGCAGCACCGTGAGATCGCGGCCTCCGTAGGTCTGTGTGCTGGCGCTCGTGCTCCAGACGAAGACGAAGAGTGTGCGGGTGATGGCGCGCCCCTTGCCATCGCGCGCCTCGAGATGCAGCTCGTAGGTGCCCTCGGTGGGCGGCGCCATGGTGAGCGAGAGATCGCCCTTGGCGTTCGTAACCCCCTCGCTGGTCGTCACCTCCTGTCGCTGGCGCTCGAGCGAGGTGCGGCCGTTCACGGTCTTCTCGACCGCGTCGATGCGCGCCAGGGTCGCCCGCACCGGCGTGCCGGAGACAGGGCGGTCGCCCTCGAACGCGCGCGCGGCAACGTTCACCGCCACCTTCTGGCCCAAGGCGTAGCCCCAGCGATCGGTGGACGCGTCGAGATGGAGATCACCCTGGGTCACCATCACGTCAGCGCTGGCGCTCACCGTGCGGTGACTCGGATCCTCGACCTCCACCTCGACCCAGTAGCTGCGGTCATGTCCCGCCCGCTCCGGCGTGAACGTGATGGAAGCGGCCCCCTCGGCGTCGAGACGAACCTCGCCCTCAGCCACCATGCCCCCGTAGTGCTCTGCCCGCTCATTGCCGTCGTCGATCTCGAGCTCAGCCGAGCGATCGAAGCGATACCACGACTCATAGGCGGTATAGCGCGCCTTGGCGCCGGCAACGGGTGCACCGAAGAAGTAGCGCGCGTCGATCTTCAGGCGAACGGCTTCACCCATGGCGTAGCGTGCGCGCTCCGGCTTCACCTCGACACGGTATTCCGGCTTGCGGTACTCGGCCACCTTGAAGCGCGCGCTGCCGCTCGATGCGCCGATGGACGCCGTGACGTTCCAATCGCCGAGGGCCGCGCGCAGCGGCAGCGTCACGTCGGCGTCGAACCCGCCGAACTCGCCCACGGTGACGCTTCGCTCGGCAATGGTCGCTCCGCGGGCGTCGCTCACGCGCAGCTGCACAGACGCGCCACGCGGCACCGAATACGCGTGGTCGCGATCACGTCGCGCCACACCGCGGATGTGCACCTCGTGCGAGGGCCGATAGATGGGGCGATCGGTGTAGAGGTAGACGCGGCAGGGCTCCGCCCCACCGGGCGAATCGATGGCGTCGATGCGCGAATAGGCGTAGCTGTCGGCGCTCTGCCCCATGAGCTCGAACGCACCCAGGCCGGGCTCTCGCCACGTCAGCAGGCCGTTGGTGTCGGTCACCGCTGTGCGAAGCGGCTTTGCGCGGCCCTTCGCCTGCGTGCCGGCGCCCCCAGCGAAGAACGACAGCAGCGCGCCGGAAACCGGCTTGCCCGTCGAGAACCGCTGCGCGAACACCACGATTTCGTGCGGCGAGCGTCGGGTCACGATGGCGAGATCGGTGACCAGGAACCACGCCGAACGCACCACGTGGCCATCCTCAGACTCGACGCGCACGAAGTAGAGCCCCTCGAGCTGCGATGGCACCGTGATCTGCCCGTCGAAATCGCCGTCGGCATCGAGGGAAGCGGTGTAATGGGTCTCCCAGAGGGAGTTCTCCTCGCGCGCAAGACGCTCTCCCAGCGCCTTGCGCTTGCGCGGCTCGAGAACGTCGGCGCGGTCGGTGTGCGGGTCGAGGCGAAACAGCGCCACATTGAACTCGGTGAGCCCGTTGCCGCTGATGCTCACCTTTGGCTTCTCGTTCGCGGTGAAGACGCGCTCGCCGTTGTAGAGCGTGAACGATGGCGGCCGGGGCGTCATGCGAAAGACCACGCCCGCAGTGTCGCGCGACTCCACCACCTCGACCTCGTCATAGGCGGTCTCGTACCCCTTGGCGCGGGCAGTGATTCGCATGCCTCGTCCCACGGGCACGTCGTGCATCTGGAAGCAGCCGTTCGCATCGGTTCGCACCCAGCTTGCACCCTCTGGGTAGAACACCCGCGCCTGCGCAAGGGGCTGATTCGACTTCGCGCTCACCACGCGACCAGACACGGCGCCCCGCGCCGGCTCGAGCGACACCGACCACGAGAAGAGCGCCGCCGACCAGGCCATGACCAGCGCCAG encodes:
- a CDS encoding vanomycin resistance protein VanB, translating into MAVEGAVTVARGDEVVTSSKKARALLLASVLCALALVLGAAASARWIGAQVALASFTTDLADRSPAQRANIETAAARIDGRVVLPGETFSFNQAVGRRCLERGYEKAPGYAAGGVADTTGGGICQLSSTVYNAALLAGLRIVERVPHARGVRSVGLGRDAAVVYDRQDLRFTNPFAFAVRLCARATADRLVVEVVAPRSTHETVARHAEVEVRVETTRGPSGICARTWRCIGGRDELVSTDTYPALP